In Lactococcus garvieae subsp. garvieae, the following proteins share a genomic window:
- a CDS encoding adenine methyltransferase — MTYNQTAQHSTAQHSTAQHSTAQHSTAQHSTAQHSTAQHSTAQHSTAQR; from the coding sequence ATGACTTATAATCAGACAGCACAGCACAGCACAGCACAGCACAGCACAGCACAGCACAGCACAGCACAGCACAGCACAGCACAGCACAGCACAGCACAGCACAGCACAGCACAGCACAGCACAGCACAGCACAGCACAGCACAGCGGTAG
- a CDS encoding PTS sugar transporter subunit IIC: protein MNKFINEKLMPPMMKFLNTKAVTAIKNGMLYPIPFIIIGAIFLILANFPQQNVADWISQIGWAPIFNQAYAASFGIMALFAAFGIAYSWVKSEGYEGASAGLTSIIVMVMLQPSTISTVTKIADGSAVVGEYQVNGVIDAAWLGGKGMILAMLAGLLVGWSYSWFMKKDIRIKLPEQVPANVSDSFGALVPAFVITFVAMLIYALSVLTTDQTPIEWIYTLIQTPLQHATDGPLGVFLIAFLPVFIWWFGVHGATVIGGIMTPLLLANNADNLKLFQEGNLSLDHGAHIVTQAFMDQFITVTGSGMTFGFVIFMIYRARSVQMKTIGKLTLAPAFFNINEPVLFGMPIVLNPILAFPFLIAPLVSGFGTYAAIALGIIPPFNGIFVPWTTPPILSGLIVGGWQGAAWQALMIFVTGAIYWPFAKKYDAILVQQEKEAYEAEQAEQA from the coding sequence ATGAATAAATTTATCAACGAGAAATTGATGCCTCCGATGATGAAATTTTTGAACACAAAAGCCGTTACAGCAATTAAAAACGGTATGTTGTATCCAATACCTTTCATTATTATTGGAGCAATCTTCCTCATCTTAGCAAACTTCCCCCAACAAAATGTTGCGGACTGGATTTCACAAATTGGTTGGGCCCCTATTTTTAACCAAGCCTATGCTGCTTCATTTGGTATTATGGCCCTCTTTGCAGCCTTCGGTATTGCTTATTCTTGGGTGAAGAGTGAAGGCTATGAAGGTGCCTCTGCTGGTTTGACTTCTATTATTGTCATGGTTATGCTTCAACCAAGCACTATTTCAACTGTGACTAAAATTGCTGACGGTTCTGCTGTCGTGGGAGAATACCAAGTCAATGGTGTCATCGATGCAGCTTGGCTTGGCGGGAAAGGAATGATCCTCGCCATGCTTGCTGGTTTATTGGTCGGTTGGTCTTACTCATGGTTCATGAAAAAAGATATCCGTATTAAACTACCTGAACAAGTCCCTGCAAATGTATCAGATTCCTTTGGTGCTCTAGTGCCCGCTTTCGTTATTACTTTTGTAGCAATGCTGATCTACGCTTTATCTGTATTGACAACAGATCAAACACCGATTGAATGGATTTATACTTTAATTCAAACACCGTTGCAACATGCTACAGATGGGCCGCTTGGTGTCTTCTTAATTGCATTCTTACCTGTATTTATCTGGTGGTTTGGGGTACATGGAGCCACAGTTATTGGTGGGATCATGACACCGTTACTCTTGGCTAACAACGCCGATAACCTCAAGTTGTTCCAAGAAGGGAATTTATCACTTGATCACGGTGCCCATATTGTTACGCAAGCCTTCATGGATCAGTTTATTACGGTTACGGGTTCAGGAATGACTTTTGGTTTCGTTATCTTTATGATTTATCGTGCACGTTCGGTGCAAATGAAAACTATTGGTAAGTTAACATTGGCGCCAGCCTTCTTCAATATCAATGAGCCTGTCCTCTTTGGTATGCCGATTGTCTTAAACCCAATCTTAGCTTTCCCATTCTTGATTGCACCACTCGTTTCAGGATTTGGAACTTATGCAGCTATTGCACTGGGCATTATCCCGCCGTTTAACGGGATCTTCGTCCCATGGACAACACCACCTATTCTTTCAGGTTTGATTGTTGGGGGATGGCAAGGTGCAGCATGGCAAGCCTTGATGATTTTTGTGACAGGTGCGATATACTGGCCATTTGCTAAAAAATATGATGCAATTCTTGTACAACAAGAAAAAGAAGCATATGAGGCAGAGCAAGCTGAACAAGCATAA
- a CDS encoding universal stress protein, translating into MNYKNILVPIDGSDNSYKALREAMEIARLNDVTLSVLTVQDDGKLYGHALPILKHNYTKASEMILQEAVDIVKDNVKVQTFVVVGIPKKQIVEFATEQKCDLIVMGATGSNYFERMTLGSTTAYVVNHAPCNVTVVK; encoded by the coding sequence ATGAATTACAAAAATATTTTGGTTCCCATTGACGGTTCAGACAACTCATACAAAGCACTCCGAGAGGCCATGGAAATCGCGCGTTTAAACGATGTGACACTTTCGGTCTTAACCGTCCAAGATGACGGGAAGTTATACGGACATGCTTTGCCGATCCTTAAGCACAATTATACAAAAGCTTCCGAGATGATTCTGCAAGAAGCAGTGGATATCGTGAAGGACAATGTCAAAGTTCAAACTTTCGTGGTGGTAGGTATTCCTAAGAAGCAAATTGTTGAATTTGCAACGGAGCAGAAGTGTGACCTCATCGTGATGGGGGCTACAGGTTCTAATTACTTTGAACGTATGACTTTGGGTTCTACAACAGCTTATGTTGTTAATCATGCACCCTGTAATGTTACAGTTGTGAAGTAA
- a CDS encoding MurR/RpiR family transcriptional regulator has product MFQPEQISKLNELETLVLDFIIKSPDKVQKATIRSLASQLHVSTTTIVRMSTKLGFNGWAELKFFLKNQSKPKTAEEQHYDNMLEFDMFLRRMNSESYQKRLTEAAKMIAKADYTVFMGIGNSGSLADYACKYFVNAGLRAFVINDPFQAIQINGTGNVIALILSASGETIQIINKELEFKQEGAQIISLTNNEDSTVGRLADLQLFYNLTPEWSKLYPLGNLTTQLPVVAVLEVLAHKTLHFLED; this is encoded by the coding sequence ATGTTTCAACCTGAACAAATAAGCAAGCTTAATGAGCTCGAAACCTTGGTCCTTGATTTTATCATCAAATCTCCAGATAAGGTTCAAAAAGCAACGATTCGGAGCTTGGCTAGCCAGCTTCATGTTTCTACGACAACAATCGTAAGAATGAGTACAAAGTTGGGCTTTAATGGTTGGGCAGAATTAAAATTCTTTCTTAAAAATCAAAGCAAACCTAAAACGGCGGAAGAGCAGCATTATGACAATATGCTAGAATTTGATATGTTTTTACGCCGTATGAATTCTGAAAGTTATCAAAAGCGACTGACCGAAGCTGCTAAGATGATTGCTAAAGCAGATTATACCGTTTTTATGGGGATTGGAAATTCCGGGTCTTTAGCGGATTATGCCTGTAAATATTTTGTGAATGCAGGTTTGCGTGCCTTTGTTATTAATGATCCTTTTCAAGCTATCCAAATCAATGGTACGGGCAATGTTATTGCGTTGATTTTATCGGCCTCAGGAGAAACGATTCAAATTATTAATAAAGAATTGGAATTCAAGCAAGAAGGCGCACAAATTATTTCATTAACAAACAATGAAGACAGTACAGTGGGTCGGCTGGCTGACTTACAACTTTTCTATAATCTCACACCAGAATGGTCTAAACTTTATCCGCTAGGAAATTTAACGACTCAACTTCCTGTTGTTGCAGTTCTTGAAGTTCTGGCTCATAAAACACTCCATTTTTTAGAGGATTAG
- a CDS encoding 6-phospho-beta-glucosidase, giving the protein MTLRKDFLWGGAVAAHQLEGGWNAGGKGVSVADVMTAGANGVERRITDGVLPGENYPNHEAIDFYHRYKEDVKLFAELGVNCFRTSIAWTRIFPNGDEREPNEEGLQFYDDLFDECLKNGIEPVITLSHFEMPYHLVTEYGGWRNRRLIDFFVRFAEVVMTRYKDKVKYWMTFNEINNQANFDMDFAPFTNSGLKFVEGENREKIMYQAAHYELVASAKVVDLGHKINPDFEIGCMIAMCPIYPATCKPEDMMAAQVAMQRRLWFTDVHARGHYPSYMLKYFERKAFDLDITPEDIEDLSKGEVDYIGFSYYMSFAIKDQAEKLDPSLKLNYMPSTAEKMENQENLGAPTFDYIENRDLVKNQYVKASEWGWQIDPLGLRYSMNWFNERYEKPLFIVENGFGAVDKVEEDGRIHDPYRVEYLKAHIEAMKDAVEYDGVDLMGYTPWGFIDLVSAGTGEMKKRYGFIYVDKDNEGNGSLERSKKDSFEWYSQVIASNGEKL; this is encoded by the coding sequence ATGACTTTAAGAAAAGATTTCCTATGGGGCGGTGCTGTTGCTGCTCACCAACTTGAAGGTGGCTGGAATGCAGGAGGCAAAGGGGTTTCTGTGGCCGATGTTATGACTGCTGGAGCAAACGGAGTTGAGCGCCGAATTACAGATGGTGTCTTACCCGGTGAAAATTATCCTAACCATGAAGCCATTGACTTCTACCATCGCTATAAAGAGGATGTCAAACTTTTTGCAGAGTTAGGTGTAAATTGTTTCCGTACATCCATTGCTTGGACCCGTATTTTTCCTAATGGAGATGAACGTGAGCCTAATGAAGAAGGGCTTCAGTTTTACGATGATTTGTTTGATGAATGTTTGAAAAACGGGATTGAGCCCGTCATCACGCTTTCACATTTTGAAATGCCTTATCATTTGGTTACCGAGTATGGTGGCTGGCGTAATCGCCGTTTGATTGACTTTTTTGTAAGATTTGCTGAAGTAGTCATGACCCGCTATAAAGATAAAGTTAAATACTGGATGACATTTAATGAGATAAATAATCAGGCAAATTTTGATATGGATTTTGCACCATTTACGAACTCTGGGTTGAAGTTTGTAGAGGGTGAGAACCGTGAAAAGATTATGTATCAAGCGGCACACTATGAATTAGTTGCTTCTGCTAAAGTTGTGGATCTCGGACATAAAATTAACCCTGATTTCGAAATTGGTTGCATGATTGCGATGTGTCCTATTTATCCTGCAACATGTAAACCTGAAGATATGATGGCAGCACAGGTTGCCATGCAACGTCGTTTATGGTTTACCGATGTACATGCGCGCGGACATTACCCAAGCTATATGCTTAAATATTTTGAACGCAAGGCTTTTGATTTAGATATTACTCCAGAAGATATTGAAGATTTATCCAAAGGAGAAGTAGATTATATCGGCTTTAGTTATTATATGAGTTTTGCTATTAAAGATCAGGCGGAAAAGCTTGATCCAAGTCTTAAGCTCAATTATATGCCAAGTACAGCGGAAAAAATGGAAAATCAAGAAAATCTGGGAGCGCCAACTTTTGATTATATTGAAAACCGAGATTTGGTAAAAAATCAATATGTCAAAGCATCAGAATGGGGGTGGCAAATTGACCCACTAGGTCTGCGTTATAGCATGAACTGGTTCAATGAGCGTTATGAAAAACCACTTTTTATTGTAGAAAATGGTTTTGGTGCTGTGGATAAAGTCGAAGAAGATGGGCGCATTCATGATCCATACCGTGTGGAATATCTGAAAGCACACATTGAAGCAATGAAAGATGCTGTGGAATACGATGGCGTAGATTTGATGGGCTACACACCATGGGGCTTTATTGATCTCGTTTCTGCAGGGACTGGAGAGATGAAAAAACGCTACGGTTTTATCTATGTAGATAAAGACAATGAAGGAAATGGCAGCTTGGAACGCTCGAAGAAGGATTCATTTGAGTGGTACAGTCAAGTTATTGCATCGAACGGAGAGAAATTATAA
- a CDS encoding superoxide dismutase, whose protein sequence is MAYTLPELPYAYDALEPFFDEETMHLHHDKHHQTYVNNLNAAIEKHPEFFDKTVEELVAYLDRLPEDIRVAVRNNGGGHLNHTMFWEWLAPNAGGAPTGDIAAAIDEAFGSFDDFKAEFKAAATGRFGSGWAWLVLDYGKLKVVSTANQDNPISDGQIPVLGLDVWEHAYYLKYHNVRPDYIEAFFNLINWDKVNELYAKAK, encoded by the coding sequence ATGGCTTATACACTTCCAGAATTACCTTACGCATATGACGCTTTGGAACCTTTCTTTGATGAAGAAACAATGCACTTGCACCATGACAAACATCACCAAACATACGTAAATAATCTTAATGCAGCGATTGAAAAACACCCAGAATTCTTTGATAAAACTGTTGAAGAATTAGTGGCTTATTTGGACCGTTTGCCAGAAGACATTCGTGTTGCAGTACGTAACAACGGTGGAGGACACTTGAACCACACAATGTTCTGGGAATGGCTCGCTCCAAATGCAGGTGGTGCACCAACAGGTGATATCGCTGCAGCAATCGATGAAGCTTTTGGTTCATTTGACGACTTCAAAGCTGAATTTAAAGCAGCTGCTACAGGACGTTTCGGTTCAGGTTGGGCTTGGTTAGTTCTTGATTACGGTAAACTTAAAGTTGTTTCCACAGCAAACCAAGATAACCCAATTTCTGATGGCCAAATTCCAGTGCTTGGTCTTGACGTTTGGGAACATGCTTATTATTTGAAATATCATAATGTTCGTCCAGATTATATCGAAGCTTTCTTTAACTTGATTAACTGGGATAAAGTAAACGAACTTTACGCTAAAGCTAAATAA
- the mvaD gene encoding diphosphomevalonate decarboxylase has product MNDFTVRAHTNIALIKYWGKADVALNIPTTSSLSMTLDQFYTTTSVAFADQDQLILNGVDTDATRVHQFLEMLRAKHGSFPGVLVTSENHVPTAAGLASSASSFAALTGAMFGLLELPADLTEMSRIARRGSGSASRSVFGNFAVWNKGEDDASSYAESFYDEDIHLSMIVAEISSAQKKMSSTRGMQLAQTAPTYSAWVEKSARQLEEMKSAIRQADIEKIGLIAEDNALGMHEQNRLCVEPFDYFTEDTQRIIAFTQDCYKAGLLAFVTIDAGPNVKIITDRATEKVLLAKLRENFQDITFDIAHAGGGLEYL; this is encoded by the coding sequence ATGAATGATTTTACTGTTAGAGCACATACGAATATTGCCTTGATTAAATATTGGGGGAAGGCGGATGTGGCGCTGAATATTCCTACGACAAGTTCTTTATCGATGACTTTGGATCAATTTTATACCACGACATCTGTTGCCTTTGCTGATCAGGATCAACTGATTTTAAATGGTGTAGACACTGATGCCACCCGTGTGCATCAATTTTTAGAAATGCTACGTGCCAAACATGGTTCTTTTCCAGGCGTTTTAGTCACTTCTGAAAATCATGTACCAACTGCTGCAGGACTTGCTTCCTCAGCTTCAAGCTTTGCCGCATTGACAGGTGCAATGTTTGGTCTTCTCGAATTGCCAGCCGATTTGACAGAAATGTCACGGATTGCACGTCGTGGCTCTGGTTCAGCTTCGCGTTCAGTCTTTGGTAACTTTGCTGTTTGGAACAAGGGAGAAGATGACGCTTCCTCCTATGCTGAGAGCTTTTATGATGAGGATATCCACTTGTCTATGATTGTTGCTGAAATATCAAGCGCTCAAAAGAAAATGTCTTCAACACGCGGTATGCAACTTGCTCAGACAGCTCCGACCTACAGCGCTTGGGTGGAAAAATCAGCACGTCAACTTGAAGAAATGAAAAGTGCGATTCGTCAGGCAGATATTGAAAAGATTGGTCTGATCGCAGAAGATAATGCCTTGGGTATGCATGAACAGAACCGTCTCTGTGTTGAACCTTTTGATTACTTTACTGAAGACACTCAACGGATCATTGCCTTTACGCAAGACTGCTATAAAGCAGGACTCTTGGCTTTTGTCACCATTGATGCCGGACCAAATGTAAAAATTATTACGGACCGAGCAACAGAAAAAGTACTTTTAGCAAAATTACGGGAAAATTTCCAAGATATTACTTTTGATATTGCACATGCGGGGGGCGGACTTGAGTACTTATAA
- a CDS encoding DEAD/DEAH box helicase: MKFTEFNFKNYINETLEAIKFVSPTPVQEKLIPVVLSGRDLVGESKTGSGKTHTFLLPIFQQLNTDLDEVQAVITAPSRELATQIYHAAQEFVKFNDAIRVVNYVGGTDKARQIKKLESSQPHIVIGTPGRIQDLLKSGALIIHTASIFVVDEADMTLDMGFLTDVDKIAASFGKKVQMLVFSATIPQKLQPFLKKYLNNPVMEKIANKTVISDTIENWLISTKGASHNQILLQLSKVTNPYMAMIFANTKGRVDDIHHFLVSNGVKAAKIHGDIPPRERKRIMASIKNLDYQFVVATDIAARGIDIEGVSHIINDELPRDLSFFVHRVGRSGRNGLSGTAITLYSPSDDSAIREIEKMGVTFQPKAVKNGEIVDSYDRDRREKRTAKTGELSNKMRGQLAKSKKKVKPGYKRALKWAIEEENTKKRRAEHNKNARKQREARKQKF; this comes from the coding sequence ATGAAATTTACAGAATTTAACTTTAAGAATTATATCAATGAAACGCTTGAGGCAATCAAGTTTGTTTCACCGACCCCCGTTCAGGAAAAACTGATTCCTGTCGTTTTATCAGGCCGTGATTTGGTAGGGGAATCAAAAACAGGTTCAGGGAAGACACATACTTTCTTACTCCCTATTTTCCAACAATTGAATACAGATCTTGATGAAGTCCAAGCCGTAATCACGGCACCCTCTCGTGAGCTTGCCACGCAGATTTATCATGCTGCTCAGGAATTTGTCAAATTTAACGATGCTATCCGCGTGGTCAACTATGTGGGCGGAACAGATAAAGCGCGTCAAATTAAAAAACTTGAGTCTTCTCAACCCCATATCGTGATTGGTACACCAGGGCGTATTCAAGATTTGCTTAAATCAGGAGCTTTGATTATTCACACAGCCTCTATTTTTGTAGTGGATGAAGCAGACATGACTTTGGATATGGGCTTCTTGACAGATGTGGACAAAATTGCAGCGAGCTTTGGTAAAAAGGTACAGATGTTGGTCTTCTCTGCAACTATTCCACAAAAGTTACAGCCTTTCCTTAAAAAATATTTGAATAATCCTGTGATGGAAAAAATTGCGAATAAAACCGTAATTTCAGACACGATTGAAAACTGGTTGATCTCAACTAAAGGTGCATCACATAACCAAATTTTATTGCAACTTTCGAAGGTAACCAATCCTTATATGGCAATGATTTTTGCCAATACAAAGGGACGCGTGGATGATATTCATCATTTCTTAGTCAGCAATGGTGTCAAGGCCGCGAAAATTCATGGCGATATCCCACCACGTGAACGTAAACGTATCATGGCAAGCATCAAGAACTTAGATTATCAGTTTGTTGTAGCAACGGATATTGCAGCACGTGGGATTGATATTGAAGGTGTAAGTCATATCATCAACGATGAACTTCCTCGTGATCTTTCCTTCTTTGTCCACCGTGTAGGGCGCTCAGGACGTAACGGTTTGTCCGGAACGGCGATTACACTTTACAGTCCATCTGATGATTCAGCCATTCGTGAAATTGAAAAAATGGGTGTGACTTTCCAACCTAAAGCTGTGAAAAATGGTGAGATCGTTGATTCTTATGATCGTGATCGCCGTGAAAAACGTACAGCAAAGACAGGAGAATTGTCTAACAAAATGCGTGGTCAATTGGCTAAGAGTAAGAAAAAAGTCAAACCAGGCTATAAACGTGCCTTGAAATGGGCGATTGAAGAAGAAAATACGAAAAAACGTCGTGCAGAGCATAATAAAAATGCACGTAAGCAACGTGAAGCCCGCAAACAAAAATTCTAA
- a CDS encoding tyrosine-type recombinase/integrase, whose amino-acid sequence MPGFTHRLKAYEASARLTVLSFHSFRHPHASLCLNVGLSYKVIQQRLGHSNLRMTTNLYSHLEPVKKKQELELF is encoded by the coding sequence ATCCCCGGTTTCACTCATCGCTTAAAAGCCTATGAGGCTTCTGCTCGACTTACTGTGTTATCTTTCCATAGCTTTAGACATCCTCATGCAAGCTTATGTTTAAATGTTGGCCTGAGCTATAAAGTCATACAGCAAAGGTTAGGGCATTCAAATTTACGAATGACAACGAACCTGTACTCCCACTTAGAACCTGTGAAGAAAAAACAAGAGTTAGAATTATTCTAA
- the fni gene encoding type 2 isopentenyl-diphosphate Delta-isomerase, whose protein sequence is MSKEIHGHRKDEHLSLGLKYWREGRNRSEFSAALRIVPNGLPEISTQEVDLSVTLLEHKFDFPFYIEAMTGGSKKGDKVNLELAEIAAHHHIAMAVGSQSIALKYPELAEGFRHVRQHNPKGFIFANMGAGHSLENAQKAVEMLSADALEIHINTGQELVMKDSEGDRSFYWLENINRIAENLDVPVVVKEVGFGMSQKMFKQLSQTAISGINVGGKGGTNFAWIESGRGHSTLNLNDFGFTGPESLIEAQLAQNTKPLIATGGIASATDILHAQLLGAPLASSAGHVLSVLHTQGPEALDEMFSHWKDDLTKLYTLVGAREYEDLTGVEFIYDRDLKYFREERKDKQIIL, encoded by the coding sequence ATGAGTAAAGAAATCCACGGACATCGCAAGGATGAACACTTATCACTTGGCTTAAAGTACTGGCGCGAAGGTCGAAATCGCTCAGAGTTTTCTGCTGCATTACGGATTGTTCCCAATGGCTTACCAGAAATTTCTACACAGGAAGTGGACTTATCGGTTACCCTCTTGGAACACAAGTTTGACTTTCCTTTTTACATAGAAGCGATGACGGGGGGATCCAAAAAAGGTGATAAGGTTAACTTAGAGTTAGCGGAGATCGCAGCTCATCACCATATAGCAATGGCCGTTGGCTCGCAGTCGATTGCTTTGAAGTATCCCGAATTGGCGGAAGGTTTCCGTCACGTGCGTCAACATAATCCAAAGGGGTTCATTTTTGCAAACATGGGGGCAGGGCACTCTTTAGAAAACGCCCAAAAAGCAGTCGAAATGCTCTCTGCTGATGCTTTAGAGATTCATATCAACACGGGACAAGAGTTGGTCATGAAGGACAGTGAAGGAGATCGCTCTTTTTACTGGCTTGAAAATATTAATCGCATCGCTGAAAATTTAGATGTTCCCGTTGTCGTCAAGGAAGTCGGCTTTGGTATGAGCCAAAAAATGTTCAAGCAGCTGAGCCAAACAGCGATCTCTGGCATTAATGTTGGCGGTAAAGGTGGAACAAATTTTGCATGGATTGAGAGTGGACGGGGGCACAGCACCTTAAACTTAAACGATTTTGGCTTCACAGGACCTGAGAGCCTCATTGAAGCTCAATTGGCGCAAAATACTAAACCACTGATTGCTACGGGAGGTATTGCATCAGCTACAGATATCTTGCATGCTCAACTTTTGGGTGCGCCTTTAGCCAGCTCTGCTGGGCATGTTTTATCTGTCCTACACACCCAGGGGCCTGAAGCCTTGGATGAAATGTTTAGCCATTGGAAAGATGATTTAACAAAGCTTTATACTTTGGTTGGAGCACGGGAGTATGAAGATTTAACAGGTGTTGAATTTATCTATGACCGAGATTTGAAGTATTTCCGTGAAGAACGAAAAGATAAGCAGATAATTTTGTAA
- a CDS encoding mevalonate kinase family protein, translating to MSTYKIDVPAKLFIAGEYAVTRPGGLALVTSLESDFQMVISEAEGQSLLETNVAMPAHTFSVKEMKPEHSGPWNFVMTAIEYVSKEVELSREFHLEIKSGLGFGENKKGYGSSACVVVGVVNALNLFFQLHLPLKKRFEIAAQAHYDVQGSGSRGDVAAIMYGGSIFYENHQRVLPLTIPWQPYVVQTAQSAKTVEKLKHQLSDAFYAKSDELVIEISTAIDMQDFALFKEKLLENQLLLIENQADGYMTDQLALALNIVNSQPEFAGKISGAGFGENIILFAEHEDKISDLRSALEAEGMKLEKIRIGKQNE from the coding sequence TTGAGTACTTATAAAATAGATGTGCCTGCAAAACTCTTTATTGCGGGAGAATATGCGGTCACTCGTCCAGGAGGTTTGGCTCTGGTAACCAGTCTTGAGAGTGATTTCCAAATGGTGATTTCAGAAGCAGAGGGCCAAAGTCTTTTGGAAACGAATGTAGCTATGCCTGCTCATACCTTCTCCGTAAAGGAAATGAAGCCTGAACACAGTGGACCTTGGAATTTTGTCATGACGGCTATCGAATACGTGAGTAAAGAAGTTGAATTGTCCCGGGAATTTCACTTGGAAATCAAGAGCGGACTGGGTTTTGGTGAAAACAAGAAGGGCTATGGCTCCTCGGCTTGTGTCGTTGTCGGTGTGGTGAATGCACTCAATCTTTTTTTTCAGCTCCATCTCCCCTTGAAAAAACGCTTTGAAATTGCAGCTCAAGCACATTATGATGTGCAAGGAAGCGGTTCTCGTGGCGATGTGGCTGCGATTATGTATGGCGGCAGCATTTTCTATGAAAATCATCAGCGTGTCCTACCTTTAACGATTCCTTGGCAGCCTTATGTTGTCCAAACAGCTCAATCTGCTAAGACGGTAGAAAAATTGAAACATCAACTTTCTGATGCATTTTATGCTAAAAGTGATGAACTTGTTATTGAAATAAGCACAGCCATTGATATGCAGGATTTCGCTCTTTTTAAAGAAAAGCTCCTCGAAAATCAACTTTTGCTTATCGAGAACCAAGCAGACGGCTATATGACCGATCAACTGGCTTTAGCTCTGAATATTGTGAATAGCCAACCCGAATTTGCTGGAAAGATTTCAGGCGCGGGCTTTGGCGAAAATATTATTCTTTTTGCGGAGCATGAAGACAAGATATCCGATTTAAGGAGTGCCCTTGAAGCAGAAGGAATGAAGCTTGAGAAAATAAGAATAGGAAAACAAAATGAGTAA
- a CDS encoding PTS sugar transporter subunit IIB has protein sequence MAEKVIALACAAGMSTSLLVTKMQQAAKEAGKDYEIFAKSVAEIDNMLAGSGSNKPDVLLLGPQVSYMKAEVTKKANAAGVPCDVIKMQDYGMMNGKNVVAAADALMK, from the coding sequence ATGGCAGAAAAGGTTATTGCACTGGCATGTGCAGCAGGTATGTCAACATCATTGCTGGTAACGAAGATGCAACAAGCAGCAAAAGAAGCTGGAAAAGATTATGAAATTTTTGCTAAGTCAGTAGCAGAGATTGATAACATGTTAGCAGGTTCTGGTTCGAACAAACCAGATGTCCTCTTATTGGGACCCCAGGTTTCTTATATGAAAGCAGAGGTTACCAAAAAAGCAAATGCTGCAGGCGTTCCTTGTGATGTAATTAAAATGCAAGACTATGGCATGATGAATGGCAAAAATGTGGTTGCGGCTGCAGATGCCCTAATGAAATAA
- a CDS encoding YdcF family protein, producing the protein MKKFFRVLGVIFALGMAYGLFCFFLIRSDAGHREETAQDFKTILVLGSNIEPDGQPASMTKNRLDTALTLAKNNPQARVIVTGYQSSASPVSEAEGMATYLKAHGLNSDRIIEEKKARNTVENFAFSKKYVQGKTLIVTSDFHLYRSLYLASKGGYENVQGYAAVSHTSALQTVSNYARECLALGYYLIKYTLF; encoded by the coding sequence ATGAAAAAATTCTTTCGAGTTTTAGGGGTAATCTTTGCTTTGGGAATGGCCTATGGCCTTTTCTGTTTCTTTTTGATACGGAGTGATGCCGGTCATCGAGAAGAGACAGCACAAGATTTTAAGACGATACTCGTCTTAGGCAGTAATATTGAGCCAGATGGTCAGCCTGCCTCTATGACGAAGAATCGTCTTGATACTGCTTTGACACTTGCTAAGAACAATCCTCAAGCTCGAGTCATTGTCACAGGTTATCAAAGTTCCGCTTCTCCTGTATCTGAGGCTGAGGGAATGGCCACATATCTCAAAGCACATGGTTTAAACTCTGACCGAATCATTGAAGAAAAGAAAGCGCGAAATACTGTCGAGAATTTCGCGTTTTCTAAAAAGTATGTGCAAGGGAAGACACTGATTGTGACGAGCGACTTTCACCTTTATCGTAGCCTTTATTTGGCTTCCAAAGGAGGCTATGAAAATGTGCAAGGTTATGCAGCGGTGAGTCATACCTCTGCTTTACAAACTGTAAGCAATTATGCTAGAGAGTGTTTAGCTCTGGGTTACTATTTGATCAAATATACACTATTTTAA